Within Butyrivibrio fibrisolvens, the genomic segment TGATGATCGGTTCGTGATGATCCGTGACCATGTATTGCGTCTGCTCACCGTGGTTGTTGTGTCGGACAAATTGTGAATCAGAATAGGTTTTTTGGAAAAGGCAGTCGCCGACGTATTTCTCAACGGAGTAGAACATTGTAGGATAGCATGAGGTGTGATAAAATAAATTCACTAATATGAATGTTATATAAGTGAATGACAAGCGAGGTATCACTCATGATTATCAGTGAAAGAATTATAAAGGTTTTGAAAGAACGCAATATGACTCAGGCGGAGTTTGCAAAGCAGGTAGGTATTTCGACCAGTACCATAAGCGAATGGAAAAAGAGAAAGACCAATCCTACTGTAGAAAAGATAATGGACATCTGTAATGTTTTGCAAATTACTCCGGAGCAACTTCTTACCGGTAAAGGAATTGAGGATGAAGAGGAAATTGCTGCAGCAAGTCCAGAAAGTAAATTCACTCCAGGCGATGTTCAGATGATTGAAGATTATCATAATCTTAAGGAAGAACAGCAGAAGAGGCTTATGGCTTATATGGAAGCACTGAAGAAGATAGAGAGCCTTGAGGATATGTAGTTAAAATTATTCGATTAAAAATTTGGACCAGTGGTTTGCGGTCGATTTTTTCGACCACAAAAAACATCTTTGTTTGAATATAGAATACATGAAGTCACAATTTGTGACTTCAAAAAAAGAAAATGCAAAGGAATATAGCGTTTATGAAAAATACAACAGACTTACTCACAGTTGAGTCTATTAGAAACTGTGTATATACGATACGCGGGCAACAGGTGATGCTCGACAGTGATTTAGCTGATATTTATGGATATGAAGTCAAAAGATTAAATGAGCAGGTTAAACGAAATATAAACAGATTTCCGGAAGATTTTATGTTTCAATTGACAAGAGAGGAAGTTGATTTGGTGAAGTCGCAAAATGCGACTTCACGGAATGATTCATTTTTTGAAGGGCAGGATGGTGGTAGAAGAAAAATGCCTTATGCTTTTACAGAGCAAGGAATCTATATGTTAGCGACAGTTCTTAGAGGAGAATTGGCTGAGCAGCAGAGTATTTTTATAATGCGAGCTTTTAAGGAAATGCGTCACTATATCCGTCAGAATCAGCAGTTTGTAACTCAGTCCGAAATGAGCATGGTTACAGCTAAGGTTTCAGAATTATCTGTGCAAATGGCAGGAGCAATTGATCATCAGAAGAAAACGGATAAGGCAATTGAAGATATTCAGAAGAGTATTGATACCCTGAATGAAAATTTTGTTTCGGATAAGGATTTTAAGAATTTTATAATCTATAAAGGTCAGAAGTTTGAAGCTGATGCGGCTTACATAGATATCTATCAGCAGGCAGCAAAATCAATTTATGTTGTTGACGATTATATGAATACGAAGTCTTTACAGTTATTATCGCAGAAAAATCCAGGGGTTGAGGTTATTCTTTTTACAGAAAATGGACACGGTAAGCGAGGCTTTCTTACAACATCAGTGGTTAATGATTTTCTAAACCAATATCCACCGCTTCGAATTAAGCCTAATCCTGATTGTCATGATAGGCTTATTGTACTCGATTATGGATTATCAACAGAGCAAGCATACCATTGTGGAGCATCCAGTAAGGATGCAGGACGAAAACTCTGTGCTATTAACAAGGTGGAATCGGTACAAATGATTCGTCCGGTTGTTGATGCTTTGTTAAAACTTCCGGATAAAAGTATCTAAAGGAGATGATATTATTGGGGAAAGAAAAAGCAAAAGTATATCTATATACCCGTGTTTCCACATCAATGCAGATAGATGGATATTCCTTGGATGCACAGAAGTCAAGGATGAAAGCATTCTGTGAGTTTAATTAATATGAGATAGTCGGTGAATATGAAGATGCAGGCAAGTCCGGCAAATCTATTGAAGGGCGTGTTGCCTTCAACAACATGATGGAAGATATTAAATCAGGAAAAGATGATGTCTCTTTTGTTCTTGTATTTAAGCTTTCCAGATTTGGCAGAAATGCGGCTGATGTTCTCAATTCACTTCAGATTATGCAAGACTTTGGAGTGAATCTGATCTGTGTAGAGGATGGAATTGATTCATCAAAAGAAGCAGGAAGGCTTATGATTTCTGTACTGTCAGCAGTTGCCGAGATTTAGCGTGAAAACATACGTGTACAGACTATGGAAGGCCGTATGCAAAAGGCTAGAGAAGGTAAGTGGAATGGCGGATTTGCTCCTTATGGATATGCCTTGGTTGATGGAAAGCTTGAAATAGATGAAGAGGAAGCTGTAGCTATCAGAACCATCTTTGACCAGTACGTAAATACAGATATGGGGTCAAACGGAATCGCAAAATATTTAGAAAATCATGGGATTCATAAGATTGCAAGGCAGAATGGTAAGAATCCTTTGTTTGATGCATCCTTAATACGAAGAATAATTCAGAATCCGGTATACTGCGGTGAAATTGCTTATGGCAGGAGAAGAACAGAAAAGGTTCATGGAACAAGAAATGATTATCGTCAGGTTTATAAGGATGATTACCTGCTTGTAGATGGGCTTCATGAGGCTTTAGTATCAGAAGAAGTATGGGAGCAGGCACAGATAAAAGTAGCAGCTCAGGCTAAAAAATATGAAAAAGTCAATTCTCCTAAAGGTGAGAAAATACATCTTTTATCAGGTGTATTAAGGTGCCCTGTTTGTGGTGCAGGCATGTATGGGAATAAAAGTATTAAGCATAGAAAAGATGGCACAAAGTACAGTGATTATTTTTACTATGGCTGTAAGCATCGCAATATGACAAGAGGGCATAAATGTGATTATAGAAAACAGGTATCTGAAATAAAGCTCGATGGAGCTGTAGTTGAAGTCCTGCGAAAGCTAGTGAGCAATAAGAAATTTGCTGGGATGATGCGTGAGAAAATCAATATGGAAGTTGATACCATAGCACTTGATCAGGAAATATCTGCTCAGGAAAAGACGCTACGCCAGAGTTACTTGAATAAAGATGCCATACTTTCAGATTTGGACAACTTGGATTATGAAGATAAGCATTACAAGAGAAGGAAAGCAGATTTAGAGGACCGCCTTAGTAAGACTTATGATAAAATCGAAGAGACAGAAAACGCTTTAGTAGAAGCTAAAGCTAAGAAGAGGTCGATACTTGCTGAAAAGGTTTGTGGAGATAATATCTACAAAGCGCTAATCTTTTTTGACAAAATGTATGAGCCGATGAATGAAGCGGAACGCAGAGAGTTCCTGACACAATTCATAGAAAAGGTTGAGATTTACGAAGAAGAACAAGAGAACGGCCAATGGCTTAAGGCCATTGAATTCAAGCTTCCTATCATATCAAAAGATATGAAGATTAGTTTGGACAATGGCTCGCAAATCGAGACGGTATGTCTCTTGAGTAAAAAAATGTGAAGATTTGATAATGTCTGTATATTGCAAGAAGATACAGATGATATTAAAAAAGATACCCAATAAAAAACTGAGTGCTTATCACACTCAGTTTTTTATATTTTCTACGATATCTTCGATAGTAAAGGAATTATTCTCATCATAAGCATAGAAATGACCATCATTGATATCAAAACCATAGTGATAACAATCCAATAGGCAGTGGCTTCCGACAACAAAAGGGTTTTTGTATTCATAGAAATCTACTCTTGAATCCCAAAATGCGAAACGATGATATCCGACGATTTTATATCCATCATATTCTATAACATCTTCTCTATTTGGAAATGCTCCAATCTCCCCTGCCCAATCAATTGCCAACGTTAAACCAATAGGGAATGGTAATGGAAAGACTGCAAAAATGATAACTACAGCAGTTATAATTGAGAGCACTCGCTTAGCAATTTTATTTTGTACGCTATTATAAAACTTTATGAATCCCCATATAAATAATATAAAACTACTTGCAAGCCAAATGAAATTGATCCAGGCCCTGAACATTAATCCGAACTGTCCTAAGATGAATCTGGCCACAAAAAACAATACAAATAATATTATTCCGATAAATAGTGTGTTTTTAAATAATTTCTTCATAGGAGGAAGTATAGCACAATGAATTGTTGGATGGAAGAATTTTATTGGTGTAGTCTGAGGGTAGAAATATTTTTTGTTTGTGCGCTTTATCGCTTACAATTGACATTGTATCAGATAAAGAAAAATCCAAATTAAAAGATGCTATACTGATATGGTTTGCGAAGGTCAAACTGTTAATAAATAAAGCACAGGGAGAGATACAATGAAAAAGAAGATAATTAAAACCATATCAGGGGCTATGGCTGCAGCCATTATTTTATCAGGTTGTAATAGCCCACAGCTTAAAATTGATTCAGAAGATGAAGAAGCAGTAGAAGATTCTGGTGAAAATGATTCCGAAAATGAAAGCGATGAGGAATCTACTAATGAGAGTGAAGAAACTTCAACTAAAGAAACTGAAGATGAAGAAACGGAAGCTAAAGAATCCGATGCCGATTCATCTGCTGATGCATCTGATGCCGCTTCTGATGCAGATGAAGAAAGCGATTCAGCAAAGAAAGACAACGATAACGATTCTAAAAAGAAAACCGATGAAAGTGAATTTGAAGATATCACTGACTACGACTCTACTGTAATGCTGGACGGAGAAGAGCTTACAGAAGATGAACTTTCAGATATTCAGGATTTTCTGAATCAACATGAGAATAACGGATTTGTAGCTACATCATACAGGACTCCGGACAAGGCGAACTGGAACGAGGTATTCTATGGCGGAGCTGGTATTGAAAACTGTGATTATCCTGACGAAGCGCTAGATGCATATCTTGATGCCATAGGCGAAGATTTTGTTGAGTATGACTTGATAGCTCTTTCAGGAGATGATGTCAGATCATATGTAGAGAGCAAAACAGGCATAACTGATTTTGATATTTCGTTATTAGACGGCTTCACTTATATAGAAGAATACGACATTTTGTTTGATCAGGTCAGTGATACTAATCATGTGAATATTGTATGCGAAGAAGGTATTAGAAGAGATGACCTGATACAGGTTCTTGTATATGGTGAAATGCAAAAGGTTGGCGAGCTAGGCGCTTACAGACGTATTTCATTAATAGAAACCGGCGATTCCGATAATCCATATATGTTCTATTCAAACAGGGAACTATGGGAAGACTATGCAGATTCTGTTATTGAAGCAAGTGTTTACGGAACAGATGAAACAATTACCTGCGCTATTTCAGGTACTGCATATGGTCCTGATATTGCCATAATAGAAGATAATGCAGTTGAAGATATTATATATCCAAGGCTTAGCGATATAGATCTGTCAGACTTTAATGATGTTAAAGAAATTGCATTCTGCGATGTAAATGATGATGACCTTACAGACATGGTACTTATCTTATCAGATGGAGATGATACAGTTGCTGTAGTATGTGATGCACATGAATACTACGAGGGATATGTAGAATATTCTCAGGGAAGCAGCGCGGTAACAATCTGGCTAAGTGATAATGTCAAAAAACTTACAGCAGACAATGTTATCGAATATATTCTGAATCATCAGGATGAATATAACGAATTATA encodes:
- a CDS encoding helix-turn-helix domain-containing protein is translated as MIISERIIKVLKERNMTQAEFAKQVGISTSTISEWKKRKTNPTVEKIMDICNVLQITPEQLLTGKGIEDEEEIAAASPESKFTPGDVQMIEDYHNLKEEQQKRLMAYMEALKKIESLEDM
- a CDS encoding ORF6N domain-containing protein, with translation MKNTTDLLTVESIRNCVYTIRGQQVMLDSDLADIYGYEVKRLNEQVKRNINRFPEDFMFQLTREEVDLVKSQNATSRNDSFFEGQDGGRRKMPYAFTEQGIYMLATVLRGELAEQQSIFIMRAFKEMRHYIRQNQQFVTQSEMSMVTAKVSELSVQMAGAIDHQKKTDKAIEDIQKSIDTLNENFVSDKDFKNFIIYKGQKFEADAAYIDIYQQAAKSIYVVDDYMNTKSLQLLSQKNPGVEVILFTENGHGKRGFLTTSVVNDFLNQYPPLRIKPNPDCHDRLIVLDYGLSTEQAYHCGASSKDAGRKLCAINKVESVQMIRPVVDALLKLPDKSI